A part of Syngnathoides biaculeatus isolate LvHL_M chromosome 21, ASM1980259v1, whole genome shotgun sequence genomic DNA contains:
- the LOC133494819 gene encoding ceramide-1-phosphate transfer protein-like: MAEMELRAGVVDFTRQTDSGCRTLLRLHRSLLWLAMTLDGLTHPPDRHGRLKTPGELSRDAYQVALAPHHPWVLRQAAELVFLALPEREYFLRLVCAQNRHEAEPVLRVVIRALENVHAATQRILEEHAMLDLP, from the exons ATGGCGGAGATGGAGCTACGAGCAGGCGTGGTGGACTTCACCCGGCAAACCGATTCGGGCTGCAGGACGCTGCTGCGTTTGCATCGCTCGCTGCTGTGGCTCGCCATGACGTTGGACGGGCTGACGCACCCCCCCGACCGGCACGGGCGCCTCAAAACACCCGGCGAGCTCAGCAG GGACGCCTACCAGGTGGCGCTGGCCCCGCACCACCCGTGGGTGCTCCGGCAGGCCGCGGAGCTGGTCTTCCTTGCCCTCCCCGAGCGGGAATACTTCCTCCGGCTGGTGTGCGCCCAGAACCGGCACGAGGCAGAGCCCGTCCTGCGCGTCGTCATCCGCGCTCTGGAAAACGTCCACGCTGCGACGCAGCGCATTCTCGAGGAGCACGCCATGCTGGACCTGCCCTGA
- the trim2b gene encoding tripartite motif-containing protein 2 produces MAAHQHSPDSSSEECTVLEAPPPKDTCPQHGGKVCDYCWACLRPLCAECASEHGEHPLAPLGDALEQHRRTLEAWMRAAHDRLPQISAAAVVVGEMVQQLTSQRAAIEEDIQSSFEDLHKQLDVRKSVLLMELEVTFGLKHKVLQSQLENLLQGEGVASSACARAEEVLATEACVASLEVELDLKEKLEELARRGLSCQPEENDQLDLILEADGLRKWIHNLGTIVTTSAVASQSEAMGAGLEQCTVGLPSSVTIVTRDKSGGACKSGNAILSAEVFTPDGSIVDGEIVDHKNGTYEFVYVLPKEGDFSLALRLYDQHIKGSPFKLSVATPQVSPSTTTPSNSAANATPSTGSSEGAKRRGKSPGQKKKGSKRASSALGTPRRKTQNPIEDDLIFRIGTKGRNKGEFTNLQGIAAAADSGNILIADSNNQCVQVFSSQGEFKSRFGVRGRSPGQLQRPTGVAVHPSGDIIVADYDNKWVSIFSSDGKFKAKLGSGRLMGPKGVSVDHEGHVIVVDNKACTVFIFQLSGKLVTKFGSRGNGDKQFAGPHFAAVNKNNEIIVTDFHNHSVKVFTPEGELLLKFGSNGEGNGQFNAPTGVAVDANGNIIVADWGNSRIQVFDGSGSFLSYINTSADPLYGPQGLALTRDGHVVVADSGNHCFKVYRYLQ; encoded by the exons ATGGCGGCCCATCAACACTCTCCGGACAGCAGCAGTGAGGAGTGCACTGTGCTGGAGGCTCCGCCCCCCAAGGACACCTGCCCGCAACATGGCGGCAAG GTGTGCGACTACTGTTGGGCGTGCCTGCGTCCGCTGTGCGCCGAGTGCGCAAGCGAGCACGGCGAGCACCCGTTGGCGCCTCTTGGCGACGCCTTGGAACAGCACCGGCGAACTTTGGAGGCGTGGATGAGGGCGGCTCACGACAG ACTGCCGCAGATTTCGGCCGCCGCCGTGGTGGTGGGAGAGATGGTCCAGCAGCTGACCAGTCAGAGGGCGGCCATCGAGGAAGACATCCAGTCCAGCTTCGAGGACCTTCACAAGCAGCTGGACGTGAGGAAGAGCGTTCTTCTCATGGAGCTGGAGGTCACCTTCGGCCTCAAGCACAAG GTCCTCCAGTCTCAGTTGGAGAACCTGCTGCAGGGCGAGGGCGTCGCGTCGTCTGCCTGCGCCCGTGCGGAGGAGGTCCTGGCGACCGAGGCCTGTGTCGCAAGTCTGGAAGTGGAGCTGGACCTCAAGGAGAAGCTGGAGGAGCTGGCCAGGCGGGGCCTGTCGTGCCAGCCGGAGGAGAACGACCAGCTGGACCTGATCCTGGAGGCGGACGGACTACGAAAGTGGATCCACAACCTCGGCACCATTGTGACCACCAG CGCCGTGGCAAGCCAGAGCGAGGCCATGGGCGCTGGCCTGGAGCAGTGCACCGTGGGACTCCCTTCCTCTGTCACCATCGTTACCAGAGACAAGTCCGGGGGGGCCTGCAAGAGCGGAAACGCCATCCTGTCCGCCGAG GTGTTCACGCCCGACGGCAGCATCGTGGACGGCGAGATCGTGGACCACAAGAACGGAACGTACGAGTTTGTCTACGTGCTGCCCAAAGAGGGCGACTTCTCACTGGCACTGCGTCTGTACGACCAGCACATTAAAGGAAGTCCCTTCAAACTGAGCGTCGCCACGCCGCAG GTGTCGCCCTCCACCACCACGCCCTCCAACTCTGCAGCCAACGCCACGCCGTCCACGGGCTCCTCAGAGGGCGCCAAGAGACGGGGCAAGTCCCCCGGCCAGAAGAAGAAGGGCTCCAAGAGGGCCAGCAGCGCCCTGGGAACGCCACGTCGCAAAACCCAGAACCCCATCGAGGACGACCTCATCTTTCGGATCGGAACCAAGGGCCGCAACAAAGGCGAGTTCACCAACCTTCAAGggatcgccgccgccgccgacagcGGGAACATCCTGATCGCCGACAGCAACAACCAGTGTGTGCAG gtcttcTCCAGCCAGGGAGAATTCAAGAGTCGATTTGGGGTGCGCGGGCGGTCCCCGGGGCAACTGCAGCGGCCCACGGGTGTGGCGGTGCACCCCAGCGGTGACATCATCGTCGCCGACTACGACAACAAGTGGGTCAGCATCTTTTCCAGCGACGGCAAGTTCAAG GCCAAGCTGGGTTCGGGCAGGCTGATGGGACCCAAGGGCGTGTCAGTGGATCACGAGGGTCACGTGATCGTAGTGGACAACAAAGCGTGCACGGTCTTCATCTTCCAGCTGAGCGGAAAGCTCGTCACCAAGTTCGGGAGCCGCGGCAATGGCGACAAGCAGTTTGCGG GTCCGCACTTTGCCGCTGTCAACAAGAACAACGAGATCATCGTGACCGACTTCCACAACCACTCTGTCAAG GTGTTCACGCCCGAAGGAGAGCTGCTCCTCAAGTTCGGCTCCAACGGCGAAGGCAACGGACAGTTCAACGCCCCGACCGGTGTGGCCGTGGACGCAAACGGGAACATCATCGTGGCTGACTGGGGGAACAGCCGCATCCAG GTGTTCGACGGCAGCGGTTCTTTCCTGTCCTACATCAACACGTCGGCCGACCCCTTGTACGGGCCGCAGGGGTTGGCCCTGACCCGGGACGGACACGTGGTGGTGGCCGACTCGGGAAACCACTGCTTCAAAGTTTATCGCTACCTGCAATGA
- the LOC133494816 gene encoding RING finger protein 175-like, with protein MAGVHPQDDVLKMTHRESWRLQHERLHVKHKGHEAMHAEMVLILVATLVVAQIVLVQWKQRHHRSYNLVTLVQMWAVPLYFTLKLYWWRFLSMWGVFSVITSYIIFRATRKPLARRTPRMVYKWFLLIYKLSYAVGLLGYTAIMFTMFGFNVFFRIKAEDSMDVGVVMLFYGLYYGVLGRDFAEICSDFMASTIGYYSHGGIPSRGLSEHVCAVCAQKILVDVDEEGVIENTYQLSCGHTFHEFCIRGWCIVGKKQTCPYCNEKVDLKTMMNNPWEKTHVLYGQLLDWLRYLVAWQPIIIGIVHGINFSLGLE; from the exons ATGGCTGGTGTCCATCCTCAG GATGACGTGCTGAAAATGACTCACAGAGAAAGTTGGAG GCTGCAACACGAGCGCCTGCACGTCAAACACAAAGGACACGAGGCCATGCACGCCGAGATGGTTCTGATCCTGGTGGCTACTCTGGTGGTGGCCCAGATCGTGCTGGTCCAGTGGAAGCAGCGCCACCACCGCTCCTACAAC CTGGTCACGCTGGTCCAGATGTGGGCTGTGCCCCTTTACTTCACCCTGAAACTCTACTGGTGGAGGTTTCTGTCCATGTGGGGGGTCTTCTCCGTCATCACCAGCTACATCATCTTCAGAGCCACGCGCAAGCCGCTTGCCCGCCGGACACCGAG GATGGTGTACAAGTGGTTCCTGTTGATCTACAAGCTGAGCTACGCCGTCGGCCTCCTCGGCTACACGGCCATCATGTTCACCATGTTTGGCTTCAACGTCTTCTTCAG GATCAAGGCAGAGGACTCCATGGACGTGGGCGTGGTCATGTTGTTCTACGGGCTTTACTACGGCGTGCTGGGCCGGGACTTTGCAGAGATCTGCTCTGACTTCATGGCCTCCACCATCGGG TACTACAGCCACGGCGGCATCCCCAGCCGGGGTCTGAGCGAGCACGTCTGCGCCGTGTGCGCCCAGAAGATCCTGGTGGACGTGGACGAGGAGGGCGTCATCGAGAACACGTACCAGCTGTCCTGTGGTCACAC ATTCCACGAGTTCTGCATCCGTGGCTGGTGCATTGTGGGGAAGAAGCAGACGTGTCCTTACTGCAACGAGAAGGTGGACTTGAAGACCATGATGAACAACCC CTGGGAAAAGACTCACGTTCTGTACGGACAGCTGCTGGACTGGCTGCGGTACCTGGTTGCCTGGCAACCCATCATCATCGGCATCGTCCACGGGATCAACTTCTCACTGGGGCTGGAATAG